A portion of the Coturnix japonica isolate 7356 chromosome 4, Coturnix japonica 2.1, whole genome shotgun sequence genome contains these proteins:
- the EFNB1 gene encoding ephrin-B1 isoform X2 — MWDPAALQGGNLFMSGKGLVIYPEIGDKLDIICPKAEPSKPYEYYKLYLVKKDQADACSTVMDPNVLVTCNRPEQEIRFTIKFQEFSPNYMGLEFKRQQDYFITSTSNGTLDGLENREGGVCQTRSMKIVMKVGQDPNAVIPEQLTTSRPSKEADNTVKIVTQSPRHKVPTVEEPGKPGSVNQNGQETQGPSDGFLSSKVAVFAAIGAGCVIFILIIIFLVVLLIKIRKRHRKHTQQRAAALSLSTLASPKCSGNAGSEPSDIIIPLRTTENNYCPHYEKVSGDYGHPVYIVQEMPPQSPANIYYKV; from the exons ATGTGGGATCCAGCTGCCTTGCAGGGTGGGAACCT attcATGAGTGGGAAAGGGCTGGTCATCTACCCAGAGATTGGGGACAAACTGGACATTATATGCCCCAAGGCGGAGCCATCCAAGCCTTACGAGTACTACAAGCTGTACCTGGTGAAAAAGGACCAGGCAGATGCCTGCAGCACCGTTATGGACCCCAATGTGCTGGTGACATGCAACCGGCCCGAGCAGGAGATCCGCTTCACTATCAAGTTTCAGGAGTTCAGCCCCAACTACATGGGCCTGGAGTTCAAGCGGCAGCAGGATTACTTCATCACAT CCACCTCTAACGGGACACTGGATGGCCTGGAGAACCGGGAAGGAGGGGTCTGCCAGACACGCTCCATGAAGATCGTCATGAAAGTGGGGCAGG ATCCAAACGCAGTGATTCCGGAGCAGCTGACAACGAGTCGGCCCAGCAAGGAGGCAGACAACACCGTGAAAATTGTGACACAGAGCCCACGCCACAAAGTCCCCACGGTGGAGGAGCCTGGCAAACCAG GTTCCGTCAACCAGAACGGCCAGGAGACCCAAGGTCCCAGCGACGGGTTCTTGAGCTCCAAAGTCGCCGTTTTCGCTGCCATCGGCGCAGGCTGTGTTATAttcatcctcatcatcatcttcctcgTCGTCCTCCTGATCAAGATCCGCAAGCGGCACCggaagcacacacagcagcgGGCCGCGGCCTTGTCCCTCAGCACCTTGGCCAGCCCCAAATGCAGCGGGAATGCCGGCTCAGAGCCCAGCGACATCATCATCCCCTTACGGACTACAGAGAACAACTACTGCCCTCACTACGAGAAGGTGAGCGGGGACTATGGGCACCCTGTCTACATCGTGCAGGAGATGCCCCCACAGAGCCCAGCCAACATTTACTACAAGGTGTGA